The Colius striatus isolate bColStr4 chromosome 25, bColStr4.1.hap1, whole genome shotgun sequence region ATTAAATTAGTCTGcaagtgaggtttggggttttttttttacctccttcaCATCTCTAGCAGGGTGTTAAGCCTCCAAAGTCTCTGTGGTGATGAGTGCCTTTGACATGGCATGCAGACTCTGGTTGCAGCAGAGCTCCCTGCCAGGGGAATGATTTGcagctttctgggctgcagatGCAAGCATGAGGTGAAGTGGGAATCGAATTGCTGGGGATAATTACACCCTGGCCAGGTGTATTCATGAGTAAAGGAGCTTCCTGGCCTCGTGACCTTTGCAAAAGCCCCTCTCTGGTTGCAGAGCCTGCTGGGGACAGGCAGGAGCGAGCCTTGCTGTGCTGAGCTTGCCTTGGCAGGCAGAGCAACTGCTTCATGGGCTgctttggtttgggggtttattTTGTCTAGAGAGGAACATGCACCTCCTCAGCTCAGAGCTGGCTCACAGGCTGTGTGCTGGCACCCAAAACCAGCAAGAAATCCCACTGGGATCAGCCCATCCACAGGCAGCTGTGGGGTGGCAACATCCCTCTGAGCCTCTTCCATGTGCGGAGCGGTCGGTCGGAagagctctccctgctctcccccaCAACATCTGCATTGCCTCAACAGCTTTCAACCCTCACTGATACCTCCCTGACAAGATGCAAGAAGCTTTTCAGCCATGTCTGCGTGCTGAGCACCAATGGCTGTGCTAAGAACCAGAGCTGAGCACTCAGAGTACTGAAGATCTTTGAATACACCCGctactgtttcttttctcctccttattTTGGGGTTGGGAAATGAGATTTGGCTGAAATGCTGAAAATCTTGTTCTTCTCTGTTAATAACAAGCATTTGCTCTGTTTGTCCTGCTTGGTAGCTTGATTctggagggctgggtgctgcagggtaGGTAGGAGCACACAGGGCAGTGGCTGGAGCCACAGCTCCAAGTGCTTTTGCAACTGGCTGATTACCCAAAggcttttccctccctccccttcctcagCCCAAAGAACCATTTTGAATCcccctgggagcaggagggtTCTAGAGGAAGAAAGACTTGATAAAAATCAAGTATTTGATGTTGAAGTAAACAAAGCTGTTATTGTTCATtgggagctggagctgtgacTGCACACAGGAGGAATCCTGGCGATGCCCTGGCGAGCGCTTGGCACTCAGCACCCGTTTCCTAGACGGCTTTTGGTGGCCATCTAGGTAATTTGCTGTCCATTTGGACCAGTTTGGAGCAAGGTAATCACTGATTTTGGCCAATGCATATGTCCTGCATCCCCAGCATGGGGCTGGGAAGGAAATCTGCGTGTGTGTTTGGGCTGCGGGGAAGGACGCTTTGAGGTGGGTTTCATAAGGCGTCTGTTCTCTTTCAGCTGGGCTGGTTGAACGGGGAGGTTTAGGGAACAGGGGTCTTTTCTTAGACCAAGCAATGTTTAGAAGAAAGCTGATAAGCCCTTCACACAAACAGCCAAAAGCAGCTTGTCAAACATCTCACCTTTTCACCACTTTTAGAACAGGCATCAGAGCAGCTTTGATAATGGAGCTGGAAACTTCAGCGCAGCTTTTGCACATCTCTTTATCCTCTGCTTGCAAAGAATTCAAACCCCCTGTGCCCCAGATCCTGAGCTCCTCCTGGGAGCATTTCCCCTGGCAGGGATGGTTTCAGGCTTTGGGAGATCTCTGCTCTCTCCAGACTCTGTTcttgtgctggctgctgtgagCAGAGTGTTCATTCCCTGTCGACTCGCGTTCTGCCGTGTGTGAAACCGAAGCCTCGGCTCCAAATGGAGTCGAGAGACAATCCTGCCGCTCGCTTTTCCCAGCAGGCGttggagctggagctgtgtgGTGTGATTTAAGGAGCTGTAGAGCTTTTGCTGGGTGAGGAATATCACAGAACCCCGGCTGAGCTGTGCTTTGGGAGGGCAGGACATGCTTGGATCTTTCATGGGGCAGCATTAGCGAAGAGACAACTCTTACTGATGTGCTTTGGGCTGTTCCTGCCGCCTCTGTTCACTCTCAGATGCTCCCTGGACTACCCCTCTTCACCTTCTGTCCCAGGGACTTGCTGCACAAGGCAGATGGAGCTTTAAGCAGTCAGCCACTACCCTGCCTGATTCCCCTTCCCCTGTTGTTTTCCTGCAGCTGGTCAGTGAGAAGGTTGGAGGGGCTGAAGGGACCAAGCTTGACGATGACTTCAAGGAAATGGAAAAGGTGAGTAGGGAACAAGAGAAATCTCTTCCATTCCCTGTTTGTCTCCCCTGTGACCTTGCTGAAGCCACGAGCTGATCTTCACTGCTGCTGGGTCATCTTGTCTCTCCTACAGAAAGTGGACCTGACCAGCAAGGCAGTTACAGAAGTATTGACCAGAACAATAGAGTACCTCCAGCCAAACCCAGGTGAGCACCTGGACCTCTCCTgtccccttccctctgcccccCAGCTTTCCAGGGAAAGAAGCAGAAGTGGTAGAGAGACATCAGGGCCTTTTTGGCCTGAAAGATGAGTCAGCAGCCCATGTTGAAGATGGGGTGACTCAGGTGAAGACCCAGATATCCCTCTTGCCCTGAGCTGTGTTTCTGCTCTGCAAGATCCTTCTGTTGCTGTTGAACAGTGAAAGAACAGACAGAGCTTTTTCCTTGGACCTAGAGAGGCCCCAAATGAGACTCATTTTTCTTGGGATACCCAGTAAAAATGGTGTTTCTGGACTGGGAAGGGCTGGCTGGCTCTGTAGGCATAGCCTCTGGAGCCTGCTGTCCTGCATGCTTCCAGCCAGCTCACTCAGAGAGTGCTCCAGGGACTATGAGAGGGCTGGGGAAACTCCTTTGGCTTTCACTAGCGAGCTGTGGGGaactatttttgctttctgtcttggAAAAGAAACTTCTCTTTGCGTGCTGAATGGTATTTCTGGTAGACAGAGACAATCGGGCTTCTTGGCTTTGGCTCTAGCTCGgggaacaaaaaacccacccaaaccaaacaacttggcagtgcccagcagctgctggcagctccaAGTCATTGCAAACACGGCTGTGGCTCTTTGCCAGCTTCCAGAGCCAAGCTGACCATGCTGAACACGATGTCGAAGATCCGCGGGCAGGTGAAGAACCCCGGCTACCCGCAGTccgaggggctgctgggggagagCATGATCCGCTACGGCAAGGAGCTGGGCGAGGACTCCAACTTCGGTGAGTGGCCCTGGTGGAGGTGGCAAAGGCTGCTGCCAAATCTCCAAGCCCTTTCTCCTAAATTCTGGAGGGGTTGTGTGATCCTTTATGTCACCTAACAGTGCTGGGGGTGGAGGGGGTCCTAAAAGAGGTTTAAAAGCTTCCACTCAGGGCAGTGTGGAAGGAGTGAGCTGAGCTCCAGTGAGCTGAGATCCAGCTGGATCCCAATACGTGGCATCACGTGCAAAGCCACTCCTTGCTGCTCTCTTCTGAAGCACTGAGATCGATTTGCATGGAGGAAAAAACGTGTCCTTGCTTCTGAACTGAACAACAGGGCCGTGGAAACTAGATGGCGCGAGACTGAGAGTCACACAGCGCTGTTTCCAGCTCGAGCTCTGCTCCAGGGAGGCTCCAGCCAAGAAATCTTactgtgtgtgtggtggtttctCATAACCACGTGTGACTTGCAGGGTGGAAGTGGGGAAAAACCTTTCAGTGACGTTGATTTGAATCCCCTAAAACGTCAGCCTGCTCTCAGGATGGGCCTGGTGCAGCTCACAGCTGCCTGATGGCATCCAGCATAGAAACCTTCACACCTCAGGCAAATTAACGTCTCTGGCTACTTGGTGGGAGTGATGAAGGAGTCTCTAGAGTGTCTCTGGCCAAGTCAGAGCTCTGCATCACTCTTGGCTTGCAGGAACCAGAGCTATTAGAGAGCAAGGGGGAAGGAAGTCTTTAGAAGAACACCTCAAAGCTGATTTCCTTTAACAGCCTCTCTTTAAAGGAACACTTAACATGATAAACCTCAGTGTCAGTGCTGCATCCCTCCCTAGGACAAGTCACTTGGAGTCATCACCATTGAAATAACTCTTCCTGAATATTTCATCTTGCAGCTGGACAGCAGAGTGGTGTTTTCACTTCACCCTCTATTGTGTGTCCTCCTGTGCTAACGTCATGCTGAAACTGTAGCTTTGCCAAAGCTGCACAGGAATGATTTGAACTGTAAATGGTTTCCACTGGAACAAAAAGCCAAGGGTAACTGTGCCTTGCTGCAGGCCCATCTGGCTTCAGCAGGAGCCTTAGAGAAGCCTGAAACTAAATAGGTTTCACTAAGCAACTTAAGGACTCTGGTacagaggggaggagaaaaggagaaggtTAGCTGGGGAGAGCTTAGTGTCTAAACTGAATCAAAGGCTGCTGGTTTGCTGCCAGCATCTGGGGAAGCTTGAAAAGTTGGTCAGAACACTCTGGGCTTAAAATTATGTGCACAAAAGGATGGTCAGGCTGGATCAGAGTGACTGTGCCTCTGCCCCAGGCTTCTCTTGCCAGCAGTGGCCAAGGAGCAGAGCGAGGTTCAAGCACTGTGTGGCCAacgagcagctcagcagctcgCTGAGCCAACAGGGAGCTTAAAAATACTGCTTCAACAAATATTATTACCTTGTCCTTCCTCTTTGTAGTTGGTAGAAATTGTTCCTGTTTttcagaggggaaaataaaCCCACCCCAAAGCACGTTAGTGAAGCGCCTTGTGTGGAGCCAGCAGCGCCTGGGCACTGCTCGAGGCTTTGCTCCAGGCAGAGGCGTGGCAGGCTGGGCCAGAGCTTGGGGGTCTTGGCAGAATGGCTCTGCATGCAGCCACCACAGACTTGGGCTCTGTTTAACTGGCTGGgccttcctcccttctccctctctcctcccttccctgtgTCACCCGGAGGCGACGCGCTGCTGGACGCTGGCGAATCCATGAAGCGCTTGGCTGAGGTGAAGGACTCGCTGGATATTGAAGTCAAACAAAATTTTATTGATCCCCTCCAGAACCTGTGTGACAAAGACCTGAAAGAGATCCAGGTAAACACCTCCAtggttttcctctcctccttaTCTCTCGTTTCTGGCCTCCCCTGGCTTGTCACTGCTTGCTCTGTCATGGTGGGAACCAAGGACTGGGGTAAATATCCAGCCTGTTGCCTCTTTTCTCCCCACACTCACTGCTGTTacctccctgctcagcaccactaCTGCTACTGCTCCTCAGCAACTCGTGAGGCTGGCTGCAGGCTGGAGCAATTCTTCCTTCACCATCTTTtctggaggatgctgtgggaaagcATCTCGACACGTGTCCTGGGCTCTGAGCACCTCTGGGCTGCCTGGCATTAAAGTTCACAGCATTCTTGACAGCTTCTGGCTCTGTTCAGTTAGTAACACAGATCCTGTAAGCTGTGAGCAAGCTTGTCACTTAGGCAACATGTCAAGAGAGCCCTTGGGTGCCTTTCTGGGGAGACACAGAGTGCAGGAGCTCCTGTGAGAGCAGAGCATGGCCAGGCCTGGTAACAGGATCACAGCAGCTTGCTCCACTGAATTTTTGTCCCAGATAAAATAACTGCCAGCTATGGTTTCAGTCCTTATCTGTGCTCCAGTTCTGCAGCCTGTTTAAGCAACCCTGCCCTAAGCAAGCAGGGGATGCAGTGCCCAGAACTCACATCCCAATTCCTGGACTGAAAGAAGCAGAGCAACTCTTCATCTCCCCACAAGGCTTGTGTGGGGAACAGACCCAGGCTGTTCCTCCAGCTCTCAGCTGGAAGGGGGTGGAATCCCATTGGCATGCCAATTTGTTGAGGGTTGTTTCTTAGTAAAAAGGCACCCATGACAGTAACCCTCTGCCAGCCTGAGGGGGACAGTCCACTCCTGCCCCTGCCTCGTgacctgcagcctccccagagtCTGAACAAAGGTGGGACCCACACAAGTGTGTGCTCCAAGATCAGATTTCTCAAAGGAACTTGGCCTGTAACTAGAGCTGCCTTCCCAGCAGGAGAGCTCAGCTGCTCCCAATCTTgggcttttccttctttccttgacTGTTTGTAACCATCCTCTTGCCAGCACCACCTCAAGAAGTTGGAAGGCAGACGCTTGGACTTTGACTACAAGAAGAAACGACAGGGCAAAATCCCTGATGAGGAACTTCGACAGGCCATGGAGAAGTTTGAAGAGTCCAAGGAAGTAGCAGAGACCAGTATGCACAACCTCCTAGAAACTGATGTGAGTGCAGTGGGTGGGCTGTTGCAGGTTTCTGTGTTCACAAAGGTGGGATCTCAAGGGGGGACACGAGTTGGACACtcatttctgttcttgtttttgCAAGCGTGGTTTTGCTCTCTGAAAACCCAGATCTGAGGCCCCAGCACATGGCTTGGCCTCTTGCCCCTTGGccagaggagaggctgtggcttGTACCAATGCAGGTCTCTTCTCagtgtgctgctgggagggagcttGGGTGGGTAGTGCAGGAATTGATCAGTTAGTAAAGTCCAGAGAgtgacagaatcatagaatcattggggttggcaaagcccttgaagctgctgcagtcccagccctcccctcaccctgcccagcccagcactaacccctggccctcagcacctcagctccagggctttgggatccctccagggctgggcactcccccagctccctgggcagcctggcacaggggctgacacccctctcagggaaacagttctgcctcagctccgacctcaacctcccctggggcaactccagcccatttcctcttgtcctatcgctcattacttgggagaagacactgaccccagctcactgcagcctcctgtcagtgAGCTGCAGAGTGCCTGAGCTCTGCTATCTAAAATCCCAAcccttcccctcacctcccGAGGCTGTTGCCCCTCATACACCTTCCCCAGTGTGACCTCTGCCCCCAGGGGAATGCAGGTGTCGCCTGTCAGTGGGGCAGAGCCACTCACCCCTCCTTGGTGTGATTCCCACAGATTGAGCAGGTGAGCCAGCTCTCAGCCTTGGTGGATGCCCAGCTGGACTACCACAGACAGGCAGTGCAGATCCTGGACGAGCTGGCAGAGAAGCTCAAGCGCAGGTAAGTCTCAGGGTGCTGTAGGTAACTCTGGGCTTCCACAGCCATGAGCTATCCCTGTGAGATTTGTCTGTAAATATctcccccccacacacaacaaacactggcctcatcctctccacacccaccttttaggaattgatcagcattgataagggcccccctcaggcttctccagttgaacagccccagggctgcagcctttcctcctcacacacatgttccatcccctcagcatcttgctgtccctgcactggcctctctccagcagttccctgtctctctggagctggggagcccagcactggatacaggactccagatgaggcctcagcagggcagagcagagggggagcagaacctccctcaacctgctgcccacactcttctggcAGATGGGTGTCTGGAGCACAAGATGAGCTGTGGAGGTGCTTGGTGTtgctgctccctctgctcctcctccagcagtgTCAGGTGCTCTTGGGGCACTGAGATTGCTGCTCCAGGCAACTGCCAGCACTTGTGCCATCAttcttcctgctgctctgtCTCACCTGAGCAAGCATTTTCCCAAAGGAAGGAGAGGTGGCTTGACTGCATCCAGGGCTTCCCAGCAGAGCCAGGCATGGAGTGGCCTGAGCAGAGCCAGAGTGGCTTCTCTCCACTTCACAGGGTGATTTGGCAATGCTGCCCTGCAGTCCTTCCCTCACAGAAGCAACTGCTGAGTGGATCCTCTGTCTGGTTTGAGTTAAGAGCTGGGAGGATCCTACCAAGCATCAGCCTTCAAACTGCAGCTCGAGTGTCCTCTGCTGGCCTCAACTGCTGAGACACCTCCAGAGCAATGCCTGAGGCCTGGGACCAAATCCTGGGGCCAGGAACCAAATCCTGGGCAAGGCTCATCTTCCAAatgccccagcacagggggtTGTGTTACATACAAACCAACCTATTCCCCTGCAGAGCCACGGAGGAGAATAACCACCACGTCCATCTCACCAGCTTCTGTTCCACATTCCATTGGACccatgtttcttttccttctcccagaATGAGAGAGGCCTCAATGTACccccctttcttttcctccctgcaggatgagggaggcctcctcacgtcccaagagggaatacaagccCAAGCCCCGGGAGACGTACGATTTCGGGGAGACCGACCAATCTAACGGGGGCTTCTTCTGCAATCccacccccaaagccccaggTAAGCTTGTCcatctgtgtgcacacacaggcacctcTGGAGCAGCCTCCTGGGGATGAGGGGAACTGCTCTGCCTGGAAATGACGTTTCTGATGTGTTGGATCtgcctgtgtgagctgctggcTCTAAAGAAGCCTCTGGCCTTGGGCTGTTTTCTCTTGGGGCCTCATAGCCATCGTTATTTTGGATTTGGGGACATCTCAGCGTGGCCTCCAGCCCAAGCCACTGGCCTGGAGTGCTCAGTCAGTGCCAGACAAGACAAATGAAGCACCTCTTGCTCCCTCCCTGACTTGCACCGTGCTGCATTCCTCCCTCCCTGTCCCAGCGAGGCAGGCGGGTTTCCAGCCCAGCATGTGTGCCGCCCCGTTCCTCCTCACGGATCCTCCCTCTGGGCCCTGCCTTGCCCTCCCTCCACTTCCCGTTGGTTTAAGCATATCTCTTTTTGTTTGGAAGCAGCTCCCCCCTCCTTCCGATCCACCAAGCCGTCCCGGGCCTCCGTCAGGAGTATCCGTGagtttcctccctccctccctctcactGCACGACGTGTGACCATCTCTCCccgctcctccttcctccctctgctGCTTGGAGCTGCTGGTTCCCTCCCTGCTGAGCCTGCACACCCAGAACAGTTCAGCTCAGCTGAGCTAAGCCTCCAGCTAAGCCCCAAATTAAACCAGCCGCGCTCTGTTGGTATTGACCACCCCAAAGCTGGGGCTTTCGCTCAGCCAGAGCAGTTGCAGCAGCTCTCATCACACAGGCACATCCTGTGTGAGGCCACAGGGATCAGATGCTTGTCCACCAGGCAGCAGACATCTCAAGGATCCAATACATCTGGCTGAGCCCCCAGACTGggtctctcctcctcctgctgccgaGGGCTGGGGGGAATGGGCAGAGCCTGGGCACACTGAGCGGGTTCTGGGGAGCCTGGACTGGGCTGGGGGTGACGTGGgggccagggctcagtgctgctgctggagggtcCCTGCTGGGGTGccagggccaggctggggctgtggctcagaGCTGTGGCCGTGGGGAAGGCCAGGTGGGGGTccaggaggagcaggggggCCTGAAGCCCCTGGGCAGGGGAAGTGCCACGGTGGTGGGACCTCGTGGATGTTTGGGCAAACTGCCTCAAGCCGTGGGGCTGCTTGGCTGCTGCTTGTGGTGTTTCTGGGTTCTGGTGCTGGGTCCTCTCTTGCcctgggtgctgagcagagcagacaTGCTGCCTGCCCTCGGTGCccatccccctgccctgctcagcagagctgtggcactgagggaggggaagggggaccCTGCAGACCCTGTCTCTGCATCAGCTCCATCCCTTGGCACAGGGACtccttcagctgcagagctcagtcCCTGCCCACCCCACCTTAGTGCGAGCAGCAGCTTGCCCTGCTTCTAAAGCATCCCCTTTGCAGTCAGAAGGTCTGGTAGAGCTGAGATGGGGGACAGAGCCTTTGGGTTTCTCCCCATTTTTGGGGGGCCCTGAGGGATTGGAAGCCCCCTGCCCACAGAGGCTGTGGCAGTCCTCTCCCACCACCCCCACACTGGGGTGACTCCCCTAAAGACACCCCTGGGATCCTCTCCCACCACATACCCACATCTAACCCTGTTGTCAAATAACTGCCAGGCTGCACAGCAGGTTCTCTCATCTCTGGAGGAACAACCTGGCTTTCCTGATCTCACTTGGATCAGAGCTGAGCTTAGGGTGAGGCAGGAACAGGCAGCGtgaggtgctggaggtgggtgtcAGCTTTGGGAGAAGCTGACACGGGATGTGGTGGCAGCGAGATGGCAGAGATGAG contains the following coding sequences:
- the SH3GL1 gene encoding endophilin-A2 isoform X1; its protein translation is MSVAGLKKQFYKASQLVSEKVGGAEGTKLDDDFKEMEKKVDLTSKAVTEVLTRTIEYLQPNPASRAKLTMLNTMSKIRGQVKNPGYPQSEGLLGESMIRYGKELGEDSNFGDALLDAGESMKRLAEVKDSLDIEVKQNFIDPLQNLCDKDLKEIQHHLKKLEGRRLDFDYKKKRQGKIPDEELRQAMEKFEESKEVAETSMHNLLETDIEQVSQLSALVDAQLDYHRQAVQILDELAEKLKRRMREASSRPKREYKPKPRETYDFGETDQSNGGFFCNPTPKAPAAPPSFRSTKPSRASVRSIPPLDQPCCKALYDFEPENDGELGFKEGDIITLTNQIDENWYEGMINGQSGFFPLNYVEVLVPLPQ
- the SH3GL1 gene encoding endophilin-A2 isoform X2 produces the protein MSVAGLKKQFYKASQLVSEKVGGAEGTKLDDDFKEMEKKVDLTSKAVTEVLTRTIEYLQPNPASRAKLTMLNTMSKIRGQVKNPGYPQSEGLLGESMIRYGKELGEDSNFGDALLDAGESMKRLAEVKDSLDIEVKQNFIDPLQNLCDKDLKEIQHHLKKLEGRRLDFDYKKKRQGKIPDEELRQAMEKFEESKEVAETSMHNLLETDIEQVSQLSALVDAQLDYHRQAVQILDELAEKLKRRMREASSRPKREYKPKPRETYDFGETDQSNGGFFCNPTPKAPAPPSFRSTKPSRASVRSIPPLDQPCCKALYDFEPENDGELGFKEGDIITLTNQIDENWYEGMINGQSGFFPLNYVEVLVPLPQ
- the SH3GL1 gene encoding endophilin-A2 isoform X3, which translates into the protein MSVAGLKKQFYKASQLVSEKVGGAEGTKLDDDFKEMEKKVDLTSKAVTEVLTRTIEYLQPNPASRAKLTMLNTMSKIRGQVKNPGYPQSEGLLGESMIRYGKELGEDSNFGDALLDAGESMKRLAEVKDSLDIEVKQNFIDPLQNLCDKDLKEIQHHLKKLEGRRLDFDYKKKRQGKIPDEELRQAMEKFEESKEVAETSMHNLLETDIEQVSQLSALVDAQLDYHRQAVQILDELAEKLKRRMREASSRPKREYKPKPRETYDFGETDQSNGGFFCNPTPKAPAPLDQPCCKALYDFEPENDGELGFKEGDIITLTNQIDENWYEGMINGQSGFFPLNYVEVLVPLPQ